From the genome of Miscanthus floridulus cultivar M001 chromosome 10, ASM1932011v1, whole genome shotgun sequence, one region includes:
- the LOC136485953 gene encoding glutathione S-transferase T3-like — protein sequence MEMPSFDDVFGSNVENTEVDYFGISPEDGNGQCGTGSYFGISPEGQNVVEQASQSTKGSKKRSKNFTLKEDNMLVEAWLEVSLDAVQGVDQPRATYWQRIHDYFHEHKDFQSDRNISSLSHRWGIINESVNKFCGWLTAIQNRNQSGVTEQDEIQQALEMYKEKDEKKRTFSLMHCWNVLQHEQKWTNQRPAKKQKSSSREGPRSCTPETNESHLGDEEQGPSHTSPRKDRPIGKKKEKDRRGKNLVAHGENLYMEAMENMWLKRQKAEELREIRKKERNDQRLAVETRRLELKQEVENRKLDLKQRELQLKQRQDDEKVMNMDLSSLSERQQIFYKTMQDQIIARLGGGAL from the exons ATGGAAATGCCCAGCTTTGATGATGTTTTTGGGAGCAATGTGGAAAACACCGAGGTTGATTATTTTGGTATCTCACCTGAAGATGGAAATGGTCAATGTGGCACAGGGTCTTATTTTGGTATCTCACCTGAAGGACAGAATGTTGTTGAACAAGCCTCTCAGTCTACAAAAGGAAGCAAGAAGAGATCAAAAAATTTCACTTTAAAAGAGGATAACATGTTGGTGGAAGCATGGCTAGAAGTAAGCTTGGATGCAGTTCAAGGCGTCGACCAACCTCGTGCTACCTATTGGCAACGAATTCATGATTACTTCCATGAGCACAAGGATTTTCAATCTGATCGTAATATTAGTTCTCTCTCTCATCGCTGGGGTATCATTAATGAAAGTGTTAACAAATTTTGTGGATGGTTAACAGCGATTCAAAATAGAAACCAAAGCGGTGTGACTGAACAAGATGAG ATACAACAAGCACTTGAAATGTACAAGgagaaagatgagaaaaaaagAACGTTTTCATTGATGCATTGCTGGAATGTATTGCAGCATGAACAAAAGTGGACTAACCAAAGACCTGCAAAAAAACAGAAGTCATCTTCCAGGGAAGGTCCAAGGTCATGTACTCCTGAAACCAATGAAAGTCATCTTGGTGATGAAGAGCAGGGTCCCAGCCATACTTCACCAAGGAAAGATAGGCCTATCGGtaagaagaaggagaaagatcGCCGAGGTAAAAATCTTGTCGCTCATGGAGAAAACCTATACATGGAAGCAATGGAAAATATGTGGCTCAAGAGACAGAAGGCCGAAGAGTTGAGAGAGATTAGGAAAAAAGAGCGTAATGATCAAAGATTAGCTGTAGAGACTAGAAGGCTTGAACTGAAGCAAGAAGTAGAGAATAGGAAGCTTGATCTGAAGCAACGAGAactacaactgaaacaaaggCAGGACGATGAGAAAGTGATGAATATGGATCTTAGTTCTTTGAGTGAGCGGCAACAAATATTCTACAAGACAATgcaagatcagatcattgctcgTCTTGGTGGTGGAGCACTTTGA